The proteins below come from a single Plantactinospora sp. KBS50 genomic window:
- a CDS encoding PspA/IM30 family protein translates to MANPFVKGWRYLMALFGAKIDEYADPKVQIQQAIEDAQRQHQALVQQAAAVIGNQRQLEMRLSRNIAEVERLQGMARQALALADRARTGGNEPEAQKYEQSAQTLATQLVSAEQQTEDLKTLHDQALNAAAQARKAVENNSMILQQKLAERTKLLSQLEQAKMQESVARSLESMSSLAAPGNTPSLDEVRDKIESRYATAMGRAELAGNSVEGRMLEIQKSSLDLAGESRLEQIRASMAGGQLTGEAAKPAIGQTESGADAASVARLDEIRASMAKDRAPGGDASAAG, encoded by the coding sequence ATGGCGAACCCGTTCGTCAAGGGCTGGCGCTACCTGATGGCGCTGTTCGGCGCCAAGATTGATGAGTACGCCGATCCGAAGGTCCAGATCCAGCAGGCCATCGAGGATGCGCAACGGCAACACCAGGCGCTGGTCCAGCAGGCGGCCGCGGTGATCGGCAACCAGCGTCAGCTGGAGATGCGGCTGTCGCGCAACATCGCCGAGGTCGAGCGGTTGCAGGGGATGGCCCGGCAGGCGCTGGCGCTGGCCGACCGGGCCCGCACCGGCGGCAACGAGCCCGAGGCGCAGAAGTACGAGCAGTCCGCACAGACCCTGGCCACCCAGCTCGTCTCGGCCGAGCAGCAGACCGAGGACCTCAAGACCCTGCACGACCAGGCGCTGAACGCGGCCGCCCAGGCGCGCAAGGCGGTCGAGAACAACTCGATGATCCTCCAGCAGAAGCTGGCCGAGCGCACCAAGCTGCTCAGCCAGCTTGAGCAGGCCAAGATGCAGGAGAGCGTGGCCCGCTCGCTGGAGTCGATGTCGTCGCTCGCCGCGCCCGGCAACACGCCCTCGCTGGACGAGGTACGCGACAAGATCGAGTCCCGCTACGCCACCGCGATGGGCCGGGCCGAGCTGGCCGGCAACTCCGTGGAGGGCCGGATGCTGGAAATCCAGAAGTCCAGCCTCGACCTGGCCGGCGAGTCCCGGTTGGAGCAGATCCGGGCGAGCATGGCCGGCGGACAGCTCACCGGCGAGGCCGCCAAGCCGGCGATCGGGCAGACCGAGTCCGGCGCGGATGCCGCCTCGGTGGCCCGGCTCGACGAGATCAGGGCCAGCATGGCCAAGGACAGGGCCCCTGGCGGAGACGCCAGCGCCGCCGGCTGA
- a CDS encoding CPCC family cysteine-rich protein gives MGKHSIDLDVCPCCGYRTGDTTCPVCLWTDDGRGGTDPDVARGGPNGELSLTDARLNFQVYGISHPRFRNTGRPSRREESS, from the coding sequence GTGGGCAAGCACTCCATCGACCTCGATGTCTGTCCGTGCTGCGGGTACCGCACCGGGGACACCACCTGCCCGGTTTGCCTCTGGACCGACGACGGTCGGGGCGGGACGGACCCGGACGTCGCGCGGGGCGGCCCCAACGGGGAGTTGAGCCTGACCGACGCGCGGCTCAACTTCCAGGTGTACGGCATCAGTCACCCCCGGTTCCGCAACACCGGTCGACCGTCCCGGCGCGAGGAGTCGTCGTGA
- a CDS encoding S-adenosyl-l-methionine hydroxide adenosyltransferase family protein, whose amino-acid sequence MAGYPWISFTTDYGLSDGFVAACHGVIARLAPAARVIDVTHLLHPGDVRQGAAVLAQTVGHLPPAVHLAVVDPSVGTARRSIALAAPDGLLVGPDNGLLPWAADVLGGVRAAVELTNPAWLGPTVSRTFHGRDIFAPVAARLAGGEPLSGAGPDIDPATLVRLPDPVVNGGDGWLEAEVLTVDRFGNVQLAAPAPALAGLGSRLLVNDVPAVRGETFGSAPAGGLVVYADSAGQAAVAVNGGRAAVVLAVAPGETLRIVTAATGADLP is encoded by the coding sequence ATGGCCGGCTACCCCTGGATCAGCTTCACCACCGACTACGGGCTGTCCGACGGCTTTGTCGCGGCGTGCCACGGGGTGATCGCCCGACTGGCGCCCGCGGCCCGGGTGATCGACGTGACGCATCTGCTGCACCCCGGTGACGTGCGGCAGGGCGCCGCGGTCCTGGCGCAGACGGTCGGCCATCTGCCGCCGGCCGTCCATCTCGCGGTGGTGGATCCGAGCGTCGGTACGGCGCGGCGGTCGATCGCCCTGGCCGCACCGGACGGTCTCCTGGTCGGGCCGGACAACGGCCTGCTGCCGTGGGCGGCCGACGTGCTCGGCGGGGTACGGGCGGCCGTCGAGCTGACCAACCCGGCCTGGTTGGGACCGACGGTGTCCCGGACGTTCCACGGCCGGGACATCTTCGCCCCGGTCGCTGCCCGGCTGGCCGGCGGCGAACCGCTTTCCGGCGCCGGCCCCGACATCGACCCGGCCACGCTGGTACGGCTGCCCGACCCGGTGGTGAACGGCGGGGACGGGTGGCTGGAGGCCGAGGTGCTGACCGTCGACCGGTTCGGCAACGTACAGCTCGCCGCCCCGGCACCGGCGTTGGCCGGGCTGGGTTCGCGGCTGCTGGTCAACGACGTACCGGCGGTGCGGGGCGAGACCTTCGGATCGGCGCCGGCGGGCGGGCTGGTGGTGTACGCCGACTCGGCCGGCCAGGCCGCGGTGGCCGTCAACGGCGGTCGCGCCGCGGTCGTCCTGGCGGTCGCTCCCGGCGAGACGCTGCGGATCGTCACCGCCGCGACCGGCGCGGATCTCCCTTGA
- a CDS encoding DNA-formamidopyrimidine glycosylase family protein, which translates to MPEGDTVWNTARLLHRALIGGRLTASDFRVPQLATVDLTGATVLGSTSRGKHLLLRFRLQPDERRLTLHSHLRMDGAWRAYAPGERWAARPAHLIRVVLRTAEAVAVGYHLHDLALVPTEQEERLVGHLGPDLLGADWDPTEATRRIAAEPDRQIAEALLDQRNLAGIGNLYKGEVLFLRGVSPWARVGDVPDLAGLVALAQRLLMANRGRWTQSTTGSLRRGETTYVYARRAQPCRRCGTAIAKRDQGDRVTYWCPRCQPGDPVA; encoded by the coding sequence GTGCCCGAGGGTGACACCGTCTGGAACACCGCCCGCCTGCTGCATCGGGCGCTGATCGGCGGCCGGCTGACCGCCAGCGACTTCCGGGTGCCCCAACTGGCCACTGTGGACCTTACCGGGGCGACCGTGCTCGGCTCGACCAGCCGCGGCAAACACCTGCTGCTCCGGTTCCGGCTCCAGCCCGACGAGCGGCGGCTGACCCTGCACTCACACCTGCGGATGGACGGGGCATGGCGCGCGTACGCCCCGGGCGAGCGGTGGGCGGCGCGGCCCGCGCACCTGATCCGGGTGGTGCTGCGCACCGCGGAGGCCGTCGCGGTGGGCTATCACCTGCACGACCTGGCGCTGGTGCCGACCGAGCAGGAGGAACGGCTGGTCGGGCACCTCGGCCCCGATCTGCTCGGCGCGGACTGGGATCCGACCGAGGCGACCCGGCGGATCGCCGCCGAACCGGACCGGCAGATCGCGGAGGCCCTGCTCGACCAGCGCAATCTGGCCGGAATCGGCAACCTCTACAAGGGTGAGGTGCTGTTCCTGCGCGGGGTGTCCCCGTGGGCGCGCGTCGGCGACGTACCGGACCTGGCCGGCCTGGTGGCGCTGGCCCAGCGGTTGCTGATGGCGAACCGGGGCCGGTGGACGCAGAGCACCACCGGCTCGCTGCGGCGCGGCGAAACGACCTATGTGTACGCCCGGCGGGCCCAACCGTGTCGCCGGTGCGGCACGGCGATCGCCAAGCGGGACCAGGGTGACCGGGTGACCTACTGGTGCCCGCGCTGCCAGCCCGGCGACCCCGTGGCCTGA
- a CDS encoding LLM class F420-dependent oxidoreductase → MRLCVFTEPQQGASYDDLLRVARRAQDCGFDGFFRSDHYLAMGVDGLPGPTDAWLTLAALAVQTERIRLGTLVTSATFRLPGPLAISVAQVDAMSGGRVELGLGTGWFAEEHTAYGIPFPPVGERFDRLTEQLDVITGLWSTQPGGRFDHAGRYYRVENSPALPKPVQRPHPPLIIGGKGATRTPRLAARYADEFNVPFSPPEHVERSYAAVRKACAEAGRDDRPLALSAALTVVCGRTDAEVRRRADAIGRDPAEVRSSGAGVVGTPEEVAEQLRVYAGLGASRFFLQVLDLTDLDHLDLIAAEVAPRL, encoded by the coding sequence ATGCGACTTTGCGTCTTCACCGAGCCCCAGCAAGGTGCCAGCTACGACGATCTGCTCCGGGTCGCGCGGCGCGCCCAGGACTGCGGATTCGACGGGTTCTTCCGCTCCGATCACTACCTGGCGATGGGCGTCGACGGGCTGCCCGGACCGACCGACGCCTGGCTGACCCTCGCCGCGCTCGCCGTGCAGACCGAACGCATCCGGCTGGGCACCCTGGTCACCTCGGCGACGTTCCGGCTGCCCGGCCCGTTGGCGATATCGGTGGCCCAGGTCGACGCCATGAGCGGCGGTCGGGTGGAACTCGGCCTGGGCACCGGCTGGTTCGCCGAGGAGCACACGGCGTACGGCATCCCGTTCCCGCCGGTCGGTGAGCGGTTCGACCGGCTGACCGAGCAGTTGGACGTGATCACCGGCCTCTGGTCCACGCAGCCCGGCGGGCGGTTCGACCACGCCGGCCGGTACTACCGGGTGGAGAACTCGCCCGCGTTGCCGAAGCCGGTCCAGCGGCCCCACCCTCCGCTGATCATCGGCGGCAAGGGTGCCACCCGCACGCCCCGGCTGGCTGCCCGGTACGCCGACGAGTTCAACGTCCCGTTCTCCCCGCCGGAGCACGTGGAGCGCAGCTACGCCGCGGTCCGCAAGGCGTGTGCCGAGGCCGGCCGGGACGACCGGCCGCTGGCCCTGTCCGCCGCGCTCACCGTGGTCTGCGGCCGGACCGACGCCGAGGTCCGCCGCCGCGCCGACGCGATCGGTCGGGACCCGGCGGAGGTGAGGTCCTCCGGCGCCGGCGTCGTCGGCACCCCCGAGGAGGTCGCGGAGCAACTGCGGGTGTACGCCGGGCTGGGCGCGTCCCGGTTCTTCCTCCAGGTGCTGGACCTGACCGACCTGGACCACCTCGACCTGATCGCGGCCGAGGTCGCGCCGCGGCTCTGA